The following proteins come from a genomic window of Synechococcus sp. MW101C3:
- a CDS encoding cation:proton antiporter → MPTLLTTLLVLLTGVLIARVSAGRLVAWAVPAIVLELLVGFILGNTVLPFEAIKPLSGITELGVLTLFFQVGLEVRGDLLASRRGSILRTVAISFLAPLLAYWPLSQLFGMATPATLLCLAVLSATGTGVTLRVLALGNALQTPSGRLLVGVSVLDDLPAIALLSVAMASAGLPMGGAGLAGPGPLLGLALAALISLAVGLWARHRPERPTTPLAILIVLIASSWLGEASGLTSLLGALWGGILLGRLSPPEADVSRTLSVLSDVFLPLFFISVGMRISADTLLDPQAWSLAAALVVMAVLSKLLCGLGVRPADRAAGVDRWLVVFGLIPRGLPGLVFATTALSAGVINGSQFSALVIMVTLTTVLGLLLLERRLAFVRKAAENPM, encoded by the coding sequence ATGCCAACCTTGCTCACAACCCTGCTGGTGCTGCTCACGGGCGTGTTGATCGCGCGTGTGTCAGCGGGCCGGCTGGTGGCCTGGGCTGTGCCCGCCATCGTGCTGGAGCTGCTTGTGGGGTTCATCCTCGGCAACACGGTGTTGCCGTTTGAGGCCATCAAGCCACTCAGCGGCATCACCGAGCTGGGGGTGTTGACCCTCTTCTTCCAGGTGGGGCTGGAGGTGCGGGGCGATCTGCTGGCCTCGCGTCGCGGCAGCATCCTGCGCACGGTGGCGATCAGCTTCCTGGCCCCCCTGCTGGCCTACTGGCCCCTGAGCCAGCTGTTCGGCATGGCCACGCCCGCAACCCTGCTCTGCCTGGCGGTGCTCAGCGCCACCGGAACGGGGGTGACCCTGCGGGTGCTGGCCCTGGGGAATGCTCTCCAGACCCCCTCAGGGCGACTCCTGGTGGGCGTCTCGGTGCTCGACGACCTGCCGGCGATCGCGCTCCTTTCAGTGGCGATGGCCAGTGCGGGCTTGCCGATGGGAGGAGCGGGCCTGGCAGGACCTGGACCGCTTCTTGGTCTCGCCTTGGCGGCCCTGATCTCCCTGGCCGTCGGGCTGTGGGCGCGTCACCGGCCCGAGCGGCCCACCACACCCCTGGCGATCCTGATCGTGCTGATCGCCTCGTCGTGGCTGGGGGAAGCCAGTGGTCTCACCTCCCTGCTGGGCGCCCTCTGGGGTGGAATCCTGCTAGGTCGCCTTAGCCCGCCCGAGGCGGACGTCTCCCGCACCCTCTCGGTGCTCTCGGATGTGTTCTTGCCCCTTTTCTTCATCAGCGTAGGGATGCGGATCTCAGCGGACACCCTGCTGGACCCCCAGGCCTGGAGCCTGGCGGCGGCCCTTGTGGTGATGGCTGTGCTCAGCAAGCTGCTCTGCGGCCTGGGGGTCAGGCCGGCCGACCGCGCTGCTGGCGTGGACCGCTGGCTGGTGGTGTTCGGCCTGATCCCCAGGGGTTTGCCCGGACTGGTGTTCGCCACCACGGCGCTCAGCGCTGGCGTGATCAACGGGTCTCAGTTTTCTGCTCTGGTGATCATGGTGACGCTCACCACAGTGCTGGGCCTGCTGCTGCTGGAGCGACGCCTGGCTTTCGTGCGCAAGGCGGCTGAGAATCCAATGTGA
- a CDS encoding cation-transporting P-type ATPase → MSPLSRTNSPAWHSLTVEDCLQQLEATAEGLSTAQTAERLARLGANKLELAPGRSNLRILWDQLSNVMLIMLLAVAAVSAAIAFSAQRFPKDAIAIVLIVGLNALLGYLQESRAQTALLALREMAQPLVTVRRDGHWERLPSEQLVPGDLIRLEAGDRVPADARLVEVAELGLREAALTGEAEAVFKKADLVMEAATPVLERQNCLFQGTEVVRGRGTAVVTATGMGTELGQIAELINSAGGETTPLQERLDGLANVLVGSALALVALVVLGGWLLGQPLLGLLEVALSMAVAIVPEGLPAVITVTLAIGTQRMVQRAALIRRLPAVEALGSVTVICTDKTGTLTLNRQVVEELRCGSQSIAVSGRGYDPHGSFTAAELVPPEGAVPGITDGARDLLLAAGVLCSDAELKKDEDGGWDVLGDPTEGALVVAAGKASLDGFALRSQYKRKAEIPFSSERQLMAVWVDDATGTLQQPLGNVGKGSSTLLITKGAPEVILGSCDRWIGGVGVAVLSEPQRQWWVDQARDLAASGLRVLAFACAPHHTSPEQSLDHQVLLGLMAQLDPARPEVAEAVARCREAGIRPVMITGDHPLTARAIGQGIGLVDANAEVVLGRELEQCNDSRLQEVVSRCSVYARVPPEQKLRIVKALQANGQVVAMTGDGVNDAPALKQAHIGVAMGITGTEVSKEASDMVLLDDNFATIVNAVEEGRLVYANIRRFVKYILGSNVGELITIASAPLLGMVGVPLSPLQILWMNLVTDGVPALALALEPGEEGLMQRPPAEPGESIFARGIGSYILRIGVVFAVITIVLMVYAAGSGSPWKTMVFTTLCLAQMGHALAARSDLPLVQINPFSNPWLIWAVLLTTALQMALLYVPFLSKFFETTPLSLQDLAICVGFSLIFFSYLEIEKLWRLWRRRAHANA, encoded by the coding sequence ATGTCTCCCTTGAGCCGCACTAATTCGCCTGCGTGGCACAGCCTCACCGTGGAGGACTGTCTCCAGCAGCTGGAGGCCACGGCTGAGGGTTTGAGTACCGCCCAGACGGCAGAACGACTTGCCAGGCTTGGGGCGAACAAGCTGGAGCTGGCACCGGGGCGCAGCAACCTGCGCATTCTCTGGGATCAGCTCAGCAACGTGATGCTGATCATGCTGCTGGCTGTTGCCGCGGTGTCGGCCGCCATTGCGTTCTCGGCCCAGCGCTTTCCGAAGGACGCGATCGCCATTGTGCTGATCGTGGGGCTGAACGCCCTGCTGGGGTACCTGCAGGAAAGCCGCGCCCAGACCGCGCTGCTGGCGCTGCGCGAGATGGCCCAGCCGTTGGTCACGGTTCGCCGCGATGGCCATTGGGAACGGCTCCCAAGCGAGCAACTGGTGCCTGGCGACCTGATCCGCCTGGAAGCGGGCGACCGCGTGCCTGCCGATGCCCGGCTGGTGGAGGTGGCCGAGCTGGGCCTGCGCGAGGCGGCCCTCACCGGTGAGGCCGAAGCGGTGTTCAAAAAGGCGGATTTGGTGATGGAGGCCGCCACGCCGGTGTTGGAACGCCAGAACTGCCTGTTCCAGGGCACGGAGGTGGTGCGGGGTCGGGGCACGGCGGTGGTCACGGCCACCGGCATGGGCACGGAGTTGGGCCAGATCGCTGAATTGATCAACTCCGCCGGGGGCGAAACCACCCCGCTGCAGGAACGGCTCGATGGCCTGGCCAATGTGCTGGTGGGTTCCGCGCTGGCGCTGGTGGCGCTGGTGGTGCTGGGTGGCTGGTTGCTGGGGCAACCGCTGCTGGGGCTGCTGGAGGTGGCGCTGAGCATGGCCGTGGCAATCGTGCCGGAAGGGCTGCCCGCCGTGATCACGGTCACCCTGGCGATCGGCACCCAGCGCATGGTGCAGCGGGCCGCCCTCATCCGCCGCTTGCCTGCCGTGGAAGCGCTGGGATCGGTCACGGTGATCTGCACCGACAAGACCGGCACCCTCACCTTGAACCGCCAGGTGGTGGAGGAGCTGCGCTGCGGCAGCCAATCGATTGCGGTCAGCGGCAGGGGCTACGACCCTCACGGTTCCTTCACTGCGGCCGAGCTCGTGCCGCCTGAGGGAGCCGTGCCCGGCATCACCGATGGCGCCCGAGACCTTCTCCTGGCAGCCGGGGTGCTCTGCAGCGACGCAGAACTCAAGAAAGACGAAGACGGTGGCTGGGACGTGCTCGGCGATCCCACCGAGGGAGCGCTGGTGGTGGCGGCCGGCAAGGCCAGCCTCGATGGCTTTGCGCTGCGTAGCCAGTACAAACGCAAGGCGGAGATTCCCTTCAGTTCGGAACGCCAGCTGATGGCCGTGTGGGTGGACGACGCCACAGGCACCCTGCAACAGCCCCTGGGAAACGTGGGCAAGGGGTCCAGCACGTTGTTGATCACCAAAGGGGCGCCGGAAGTGATTCTTGGCTCCTGCGACCGCTGGATCGGTGGGGTTGGGGTCGCAGTGTTGAGCGAGCCGCAGCGGCAGTGGTGGGTGGATCAGGCGCGTGATCTGGCGGCTTCAGGCCTGCGGGTGCTGGCCTTCGCCTGCGCTCCCCATCACACCAGCCCGGAGCAGTCGCTGGATCACCAAGTGTTGCTGGGGTTGATGGCCCAGCTCGATCCAGCCCGCCCGGAAGTGGCCGAGGCGGTGGCCCGCTGCCGGGAAGCCGGCATCCGGCCGGTGATGATCACGGGAGACCACCCGCTCACCGCCCGGGCGATCGGGCAAGGCATCGGCCTCGTGGATGCGAACGCCGAGGTGGTGCTGGGCCGGGAGCTTGAGCAGTGCAACGATTCCAGGCTCCAGGAGGTGGTGAGCCGCTGCAGTGTCTATGCCCGTGTTCCTCCCGAGCAGAAGCTGAGGATCGTGAAGGCACTGCAGGCCAATGGCCAGGTGGTGGCCATGACCGGTGACGGGGTCAACGACGCTCCCGCCCTCAAGCAGGCCCACATCGGCGTGGCAATGGGCATCACCGGCACGGAGGTGAGCAAGGAAGCCTCCGACATGGTGCTGCTCGACGACAACTTCGCCACCATCGTGAATGCGGTGGAAGAGGGAAGGCTCGTGTACGCCAACATCCGCCGCTTCGTGAAATACATCCTCGGCAGCAACGTCGGCGAGTTGATCACGATTGCCTCCGCCCCGCTGCTGGGCATGGTGGGCGTACCTCTCTCGCCGCTGCAGATCCTCTGGATGAACCTGGTGACCGATGGCGTTCCTGCCCTGGCACTGGCCCTGGAGCCGGGCGAGGAAGGGCTGATGCAACGGCCACCGGCCGAACCTGGTGAGTCGATCTTTGCCCGCGGCATCGGCAGCTACATCCTGCGGATCGGCGTGGTGTTTGCTGTGATCACCATCGTGCTGATGGTTTACGCCGCTGGGTCGGGATCTCCGTGGAAGACGATGGTGTTCACCACCCTCTGCCTGGCCCAGATGGGCCATGCCCTGGCCGCCCGCAGCGATCTGCCGCTGGTGCAGATCAACCCATTTTCCAATCCCTGGCTGATCTGGGCCGTGCTGCTCACCACCGCCCTGCAGATGGCCCTGCTGTATGTGCCGTTCCTGTCGAAGTTCTTCGAAACCACTCCGCTCAGCCTGCAGGATCTGGCCATCTGCGTTGGCTTCAGCCTGATCTTCTTCTCCTATCTGGAGATTGAGAAGCTGTGGCGGCTCTGGCGCCGCCGTGCCCATGCCAATGCCTGA
- a CDS encoding DedA family protein: MVQPAASGLHRWAESFLALIADTAETNPLQGYVLIALVLLLENVIPPIPSELVMPLSGFLIQQGKLEFVPVVVAALIGTLLGACFWYGIGRLVNEQRLEHLIGRHGRWFGLRAADLAASRRWFSIHGSAVVFWGRMIPGIRPFVSIPAGIELMPQGSFLFWTSAGSLVWILVLVTSGMVLGANYRQILLWIAPMGSFVVQLLLVLMASMGVWALARLLRKNSR, translated from the coding sequence ATGGTGCAACCTGCCGCCAGTGGGTTGCACCGCTGGGCTGAATCCTTTCTGGCACTGATCGCAGACACAGCCGAAACCAACCCGCTGCAGGGGTATGTGCTCATCGCTCTTGTCTTGCTGCTGGAGAACGTGATCCCGCCGATCCCCTCCGAGCTGGTGATGCCACTCAGCGGGTTTTTGATTCAGCAGGGCAAGCTTGAGTTCGTTCCCGTTGTGGTTGCCGCCTTGATCGGCACGTTGCTCGGGGCCTGCTTCTGGTACGGGATCGGTCGCCTGGTGAACGAGCAGAGGCTGGAACATCTGATTGGCCGGCACGGCCGCTGGTTCGGGCTCAGGGCAGCGGATCTGGCCGCCAGCCGCCGCTGGTTTTCCATCCATGGGTCAGCGGTGGTTTTCTGGGGCCGGATGATCCCTGGAATCCGGCCCTTTGTCTCCATACCGGCCGGCATTGAACTGATGCCACAGGGTTCGTTTCTGTTCTGGACCAGTGCGGGCAGCCTGGTCTGGATCCTGGTTCTGGTGACGTCAGGAATGGTGCTGGGAGCGAACTACCGCCAGATCCTGCTATGGATCGCACCCATGGGCAGCTTCGTGGTCCAGCTACTGCTCGTGCTGATGGCCTCCATGGGGGTGTGGGCGCTGGCCCGACTGCTGCGAAAAAACTCCAGGTGA